The proteins below come from a single uncultured Carboxylicivirga sp. genomic window:
- a CDS encoding TonB-dependent receptor → MNRFFLTVILFLIFNQSNLCAQGIIQGKLYDETTNEPLIGAAIQIKDTSIGTITNEKGEFSLENNQPLPVTLVMSYLGYTTGEIEITNESIQQIYLKSSSTSLNEFTVTSRRRQEELQEVPIPIAVIGVKEIGNSVSFNVNRIKELVPSVQLYSSNPRNTTLNIRGLGSTFGLTNDGIDPGVGFYVDGVYYARPATTTLDFIDVQQIEVLRGQQGTLFGKNTTAGTFNITSNKASFENAAVFEQTFGNYGFIQTKSSVTGPLVKDILAMRISFSGTQRDGNIYNMRTEKYTNTLNNQGIRGQLLFKPNNAVDITFTGDYTRQRPNGYAQVFAGVATTQRAGFRQFESIIADLNYDLPSRNPFDRVIDHNTPWNSGQDMGGVSINIDIDTNKGTLTSTSAWRFWNWDPSNDRDFTGLSAIAQSQAPSIHNQFSQEIRYAGNFTDDISGVIGIFAFYQKLKADGAHILEAGPDQWRFVQDSQNQLWETPGLLDGLTQETRPTFNNFSGAIFGQIDWNISDNFSILPGLRLNYDMKDVDFSRTVSGGLQTNNPDLIALQQKVFKPLAFKTNIDDWNLSGNITLKYHLFSSTNVFATYSLGFKPVGLNLGGIPSENGEPLLELAEVKPEKVNHYEVGFKSNPRTGVALNITAFSTHINDYQTNVRSAELGVTRGYLANAEKVQVDGVEFEFSYNHPSFFRVSTSISYTDGRYKSFKNAPVPLEETGGADYKDISGEVLPGISKWAVTGNIELFQNGSLMTKNGEYFLGADIFYRSDFSSSPSASRYLNIDGYSLINSRIGFRTSKGFTTFIWGRNLFNTNYFEQLLPAGGNAGHYAAVLGDPRTYGITLRYTFN, encoded by the coding sequence ATGAACCGATTTTTTCTAACAGTCATTCTCTTTTTAATATTCAATCAATCCAACTTATGTGCTCAAGGCATCATTCAAGGAAAACTGTACGACGAAACAACCAACGAACCTTTGATTGGTGCGGCCATACAAATTAAAGACACATCAATTGGAACCATTACCAACGAAAAAGGTGAATTTTCGCTAGAGAATAATCAGCCTCTGCCTGTTACTCTAGTTATGTCATACCTGGGATATACAACCGGAGAAATAGAAATTACCAACGAAAGTATTCAACAAATCTACCTTAAATCGAGCAGTACCTCGCTCAACGAATTTACGGTTACCTCGCGTCGACGCCAGGAAGAACTACAGGAAGTTCCTATTCCCATTGCTGTAATTGGGGTTAAAGAAATAGGAAACTCCGTTTCGTTTAATGTCAACCGCATAAAAGAACTAGTTCCATCAGTGCAATTATATTCATCCAATCCACGCAACACTACCTTAAATATACGAGGTTTGGGATCTACTTTTGGTCTTACCAACGATGGTATCGATCCGGGCGTGGGCTTTTATGTTGATGGAGTATATTACGCCCGACCTGCCACCACCACTCTCGATTTTATTGATGTGCAACAGATAGAAGTTTTGCGCGGACAACAAGGTACTTTATTTGGTAAAAACACAACTGCCGGTACATTTAATATCACCAGCAATAAGGCATCGTTCGAAAATGCAGCTGTTTTTGAGCAAACCTTCGGAAACTATGGATTTATTCAAACCAAAAGTTCGGTTACCGGCCCATTAGTAAAAGATATTTTAGCAATGCGCATATCTTTTAGCGGCACTCAGCGTGATGGAAATATTTATAACATGCGAACCGAGAAATACACCAATACTTTGAATAACCAGGGCATCAGGGGGCAATTACTATTTAAACCCAATAATGCCGTGGATATAACATTTACCGGAGATTACACCCGGCAGCGACCCAATGGATACGCGCAAGTGTTTGCAGGTGTAGCTACCACCCAAAGAGCCGGATTTCGTCAGTTTGAGAGTATCATTGCCGATTTAAACTACGACCTGCCCAGCCGCAACCCTTTTGATCGAGTAATCGATCATAACACTCCCTGGAATTCGGGTCAGGATATGGGCGGTGTTTCCATTAACATCGATATCGATACCAATAAAGGAACACTCACCTCCACCTCGGCCTGGCGATTCTGGAACTGGGATCCATCGAACGACCGGGACTTTACCGGACTGTCTGCCATTGCTCAATCTCAGGCACCATCAATTCACAACCAGTTTTCGCAGGAAATAAGATATGCTGGTAATTTCACCGATGACATCAGTGGTGTTATAGGCATATTTGCTTTTTATCAAAAATTAAAAGCCGATGGGGCACACATTCTTGAAGCCGGACCCGATCAATGGCGTTTTGTGCAAGATTCGCAAAATCAATTGTGGGAAACGCCCGGCCTGCTCGATGGTTTAACTCAAGAAACCCGCCCTACTTTTAATAATTTCAGCGGAGCCATATTTGGGCAAATAGACTGGAACATTAGCGATAACTTTAGCATTTTACCCGGCCTGCGTTTAAACTACGATATGAAAGATGTAGATTTTAGTCGTACTGTTAGCGGAGGCCTTCAAACCAACAATCCGGATTTAATTGCCCTGCAACAAAAAGTATTTAAACCACTGGCTTTTAAAACCAATATCGACGATTGGAACCTATCGGGTAATATTACATTGAAATATCATCTGTTTTCTTCAACCAATGTTTTTGCCACTTACTCGTTAGGCTTTAAACCTGTTGGATTAAACCTTGGCGGGATACCTTCGGAAAATGGCGAGCCCTTACTTGAACTGGCCGAAGTAAAACCCGAAAAAGTAAATCATTACGAAGTTGGCTTCAAATCAAACCCGCGGACAGGCGTTGCCCTAAATATTACCGCATTCTCTACCCATATTAACGATTATCAAACCAATGTTAGATCGGCTGAACTAGGTGTTACGCGTGGTTATCTGGCTAATGCCGAAAAAGTGCAGGTAGATGGAGTCGAATTCGAATTCAGTTATAATCATCCAAGCTTTTTCCGAGTTTCAACCTCGATAAGTTATACCGATGGCCGATATAAATCATTTAAGAATGCCCCTGTACCGCTAGAAGAAACAGGAGGTGCTGATTATAAAGATATATCGGGAGAAGTTCTTCCGGGTATTTCAAAATGGGCCGTAACCGGTAATATCGAATTGTTTCAAAATGGTAGTTTGATGACTAAAAATGGTGAATACTTTTTGGGTGCTGATATCTTTTATCGATCTGATTTTTCATCGAGCCCATCGGCATCAAGATATTTGAATATTGATGGATACTCGCTTATCAATAGCAGAATCGGATTCAGAACCAGCAAAGGATTTACCACTTTTATATGGGGACGCAACCTTTTTAACACTAATTACTTCGAACAATTATTACCTGCCGGAGGAAATGCAGGCCACTATGCAGCCGTTTTAGGCGATCCGCGAACTTATGGTATTACCTTGCGATATACATTTAATTAA
- a CDS encoding DUF3667 domain-containing protein encodes MNDSKSTPIEDRYTEEINCKNCNTLFKGQYCPNCGQHIKEIERPIRFMIVDFMGTVISFDTRLIKTLVAILFKPGKLTQDFLDGKRARYMPPFRFYVFISFIMFLLISTITNKNIAPSFFQSNDDSDKISLNDSITVDKDSILLEVNKNLKETLDSSEYSAIPINLTNTDSIKESSEDFVDKMTDFSDDDIDKYKSTAKLIEEHPEIFTAKLFQYTSWSLFLIMPIFAFLLWIVFFKSKSLYIGHLIFALNIHSFLFTLTAIITGIALIFPNHSTSWAGYLYLLAPLYQTIGAKRLYKRSWPGSFFRLTLVWFLYGIIWIICLCLLFTFTFLFM; translated from the coding sequence ATGAATGATAGCAAATCTACCCCAATCGAAGATAGATATACAGAAGAAATAAATTGCAAGAACTGCAACACCTTATTTAAAGGTCAATACTGCCCTAACTGTGGTCAACATATTAAAGAAATAGAGCGCCCCATTCGGTTTATGATTGTTGACTTTATGGGAACTGTTATTTCATTTGACACCCGATTAATAAAAACACTGGTTGCTATTTTATTTAAACCCGGCAAATTAACTCAGGATTTTTTAGATGGCAAACGCGCAAGATACATGCCTCCGTTTCGTTTTTATGTCTTTATCAGTTTTATTATGTTTTTACTTATATCAACCATAACTAATAAAAACATTGCGCCTAGTTTTTTCCAGAGCAATGATGACTCTGATAAAATTAGTTTAAACGATAGCATAACTGTTGATAAAGATTCGATTTTACTGGAAGTAAATAAGAATTTAAAAGAGACTCTTGATTCAAGCGAATACTCAGCCATTCCAATTAATCTTACCAACACTGATTCAATTAAAGAATCATCAGAGGATTTTGTTGATAAGATGACTGATTTTTCGGATGACGATATAGATAAATATAAATCTACAGCAAAACTAATTGAGGAACATCCCGAAATATTCACGGCAAAGCTTTTTCAATATACATCGTGGTCGTTGTTTTTGATTATGCCCATTTTTGCCTTTCTGCTATGGATCGTATTTTTCAAAAGCAAAAGCCTCTACATTGGCCATTTGATTTTTGCATTAAATATTCACTCTTTTCTTTTTACCCTAACAGCAATTATAACAGGTATTGCGTTGATTTTTCCAAATCATTCTACCTCTTGGGCAGGGTATCTATATCTTCTTGCTCCCCTTTACCAAACCATTGGAGCTAAACGATTATACAAACGAAGCTGGCCTGGCTCTTTCTTCCGACTTACACTAGTGTGGTTTTTATACGGTATTATTTGGATTATCTGTTTATGTCTTCTGTTTACATTTACCTTTTTATTTATGTAG
- a CDS encoding Dps family protein: protein MKTMNELLGLKNDQSINLSNQLNGLLANYQLYYQNLRGFHWNVKGDKFFELHTKFEELYDDAVLKIDEIAERILTLGGTPLHTFSDYIENSEIKQQKDISNGVECMENTLENLATIVRLEKAILPAAQEAEDEGTLTLLTDYISQQEKVLWMLKAWLSRS, encoded by the coding sequence ATGAAAACGATGAACGAATTATTAGGATTGAAAAATGATCAAAGCATCAACCTTTCAAATCAATTAAACGGATTATTGGCCAACTACCAACTATATTATCAAAACCTAAGAGGTTTTCACTGGAATGTTAAAGGTGATAAGTTTTTTGAACTACACACAAAGTTTGAAGAATTATACGACGATGCTGTTCTTAAAATAGACGAGATTGCCGAACGCATTCTGACTTTAGGAGGAACTCCTCTACATACTTTCAGCGACTATATTGAAAACAGCGAAATTAAACAACAAAAAGATATTTCGAATGGTGTTGAATGCATGGAAAATACTTTAGAAAACCTTGCTACCATTGTTCGGTTAGAAAAAGCTATTTTGCCAGCAGCCCAGGAAGCTGAAGACGAAGGAACTCTAACACTGCTTACCGACTATATTAGTCAGCAAGAAAAAGTGTTATGGATGCTTAAGGCCTGGTTATCCAGATCATAA
- a CDS encoding LysR substrate-binding domain-containing protein, with the protein MLGLNLQQIEYLVAVDNYKQFTVAAEKCFVTQPTLSMQIKKAEEQLGLVIFDRTKQPIVTTLLGKKIVDQARKILSEYNRLEEIVREESGRIEGELTVGIIPSLAPYLLPRFVGAFKRDNPLVSVSFKEMVTESCIDALEHDLLDAAILVTPLHQHGIVEQPLFYEDILIYAHREHALYNKGHLKTSMLDSDGLWLMDEGHCFRSQVLNLCEVKEEMRKDMPVNFESGSLDTIRKLVDAEGGYTLLPGLAAEELPFEMHHNIKEFELPVPVREVSLVYSRSFYKKVLLERLSESVKEQVPEEMLDKSRGAIVEWR; encoded by the coding sequence ATGCTTGGACTTAATCTTCAACAGATAGAATATTTAGTAGCGGTTGATAATTACAAACAGTTTACCGTTGCGGCCGAAAAATGCTTTGTTACGCAGCCTACTTTAAGTATGCAAATCAAGAAAGCTGAGGAGCAATTGGGGCTTGTAATTTTTGATCGTACCAAACAGCCAATTGTTACTACATTATTGGGTAAAAAAATTGTTGATCAGGCCCGTAAAATTCTTAGTGAATACAATCGTTTGGAGGAAATTGTACGCGAAGAGTCGGGTAGGATAGAAGGAGAGCTAACTGTAGGAATTATTCCTTCATTGGCTCCTTATCTGTTGCCTCGTTTTGTTGGGGCTTTCAAGCGAGATAATCCTCTGGTGTCTGTTTCGTTTAAAGAAATGGTGACAGAAAGCTGCATAGATGCACTGGAACATGATTTGCTGGATGCAGCTATTTTGGTTACTCCACTACATCAGCATGGCATTGTTGAGCAGCCTTTGTTTTACGAGGATATTCTGATATATGCTCATCGCGAACATGCTTTATATAATAAAGGACATTTAAAAACGTCGATGCTTGATTCGGATGGTTTGTGGTTGATGGACGAGGGGCACTGTTTCCGTTCGCAAGTACTGAATCTTTGTGAAGTAAAAGAAGAAATGCGTAAGGATATGCCTGTTAATTTCGAAAGTGGTTCGTTAGATACCATTCGTAAGTTGGTGGATGCTGAAGGTGGTTATACCTTACTGCCAGGTTTGGCAGCAGAGGAATTGCCTTTTGAAATGCATCACAATATTAAAGAGTTTGAATTGCCAGTACCTGTGCGCGAGGTAAGTTTGGTTTATTCCCGATCGTTTTATAAAAAAGTTTTGCTCGAACGATTAAGTGAATCGGTTAAAGAACAGGTGCCGGAAGAAATGCTCGATAAATCAAGAGGAGCCATTGTTGAGTGGCGTTAA
- a CDS encoding cobyric acid synthase produces MKELRPLMIVGTCSDAGKSVINAGICRILKQDGYRPAPFKAQNMSLNSYATPEGFEIGRAQATQAEACGIACHSDMNPVLLKPTGDMMSQVVLNGKPVGNRSAYEYFRSNNSQPLFDAAFEAFERLNNLFSPIVLEGAGSISELNLKDRDIVNMRMAIRTGAAVYLVADIDRGGVFGSVYGTVMLLNEEERKYLKGIIINKFRGDIRLFDEGKKTIEELTGVPVVGVIPYFRDIYIEEEDSVVLDQKKRTAVDGKINVAVVLLNQMSNFTDFNALQHDERVNLYYSDQLNELQKADIVILPGSKNTIKDLSVLKEKGIAGLLVEMHSSGKSVIGICGGYQMMGKAIKDPDQLEGSIKAIDGLGLLPVETVITEDKQTVQTQFRFLDNDEVCEGYEIHMGRTEAIEEAQPLVRLNDSSTEGVFLSAKCWGSYMHGILDNQVVINKLLSPYTSEEVAPLSYKDFKNKEYDRLADHLRANLDMEYIYKVMNREE; encoded by the coding sequence ATGAAAGAATTGCGACCGCTAATGATAGTGGGGACCTGTTCCGATGCAGGTAAGAGTGTTATAAATGCAGGCATTTGCCGTATTTTAAAGCAGGATGGATATCGACCTGCACCTTTTAAGGCGCAAAATATGTCGCTAAATAGCTATGCAACGCCCGAAGGATTTGAAATAGGGCGTGCTCAGGCGACTCAAGCCGAAGCTTGTGGAATTGCTTGTCACTCCGATATGAATCCGGTTCTGTTAAAGCCAACTGGAGATATGATGTCGCAGGTGGTTTTGAATGGAAAGCCGGTTGGAAACAGATCAGCCTATGAGTATTTTAGATCTAATAATAGTCAACCGTTATTTGATGCTGCTTTCGAAGCCTTTGAGCGATTGAATAATCTTTTTTCACCCATTGTCTTGGAGGGAGCTGGTTCTATTTCGGAATTAAATCTTAAAGATAGAGATATTGTAAATATGCGAATGGCTATTCGAACAGGAGCAGCTGTTTATCTCGTTGCTGATATAGATAGAGGTGGGGTGTTCGGAAGTGTTTATGGTACCGTAATGTTACTTAACGAAGAAGAACGTAAGTATCTGAAAGGTATTATTATTAATAAGTTCAGGGGTGATATTCGTTTGTTCGATGAGGGTAAGAAGACGATAGAGGAATTGACAGGTGTTCCGGTTGTGGGTGTTATTCCTTATTTTCGCGATATTTACATTGAAGAAGAAGATTCTGTGGTGCTCGATCAAAAGAAACGTACGGCAGTTGATGGAAAAATTAATGTTGCCGTTGTTTTACTCAATCAAATGTCAAACTTCACTGACTTTAATGCGCTTCAGCACGACGAGAGAGTGAATTTGTATTACTCCGATCAACTTAATGAACTTCAAAAAGCTGATATTGTAATTCTTCCGGGATCTAAAAATACCATTAAGGATTTATCAGTTCTCAAAGAAAAGGGAATTGCCGGCTTATTGGTTGAAATGCATAGCAGTGGTAAAAGTGTTATCGGAATTTGTGGTGGTTATCAGATGATGGGTAAAGCCATTAAAGATCCCGATCAATTAGAAGGAAGTATAAAGGCCATTGACGGATTGGGATTGTTACCTGTTGAAACAGTTATTACAGAAGATAAGCAAACGGTGCAGACTCAATTTCGTTTTCTCGATAATGATGAGGTTTGCGAAGGATATGAAATTCATATGGGCCGCACAGAAGCTATTGAAGAGGCCCAGCCGTTGGTAAGGCTTAACGATAGTTCAACCGAAGGTGTATTTCTTTCTGCGAAATGCTGGGGATCTTATATGCACGGTATACTCGATAATCAGGTGGTGATAAATAAGTTGTTATCGCCATACACTAGCGAAGAGGTTGCACCTTTAAGTTATAAAGATTTTAAAAATAAAGAATACGATAGGTTGGCCGATCATTTACGTGCTAATCTTGATATGGAGTACATTTATAAAGTGATGAACCGGGAGGAATAA
- a CDS encoding glycoside hydrolase family 43 protein, with the protein MKLLTKSMLALAILISVASCCQQDKKIEYINPVVAQRADPWVTKSDDGFYYMISTAPEYDRIEIIKSKTINDLGNTEPNIVWRKHETGIMGGYIWAPELHRIDGKWYIYFAAGNAENIWNIRMYALSNESADPTQGEWKEEGRIMTEKDSFSLDATTFEHNGKRYLIWAQAKGSENSSLYMSEMETPVKLKGPEIVITSPELEWETRKYKVNEGPAVIKRNGKIFVTYSASATNHNYCMGLLWADENSDLMKPESWNKLPDPVFETNESVRRFGPGHNSFTVAEDGKTDVLIYHARVYKEIRGFELNDINRHTRARTFTWDEKGFPDFGQELAD; encoded by the coding sequence ATGAAATTGCTAACAAAGAGTATGCTTGCATTGGCTATCCTGATTTCGGTTGCCAGTTGTTGTCAACAAGACAAGAAGATTGAGTACATCAACCCGGTTGTTGCACAACGTGCCGATCCTTGGGTTACTAAATCAGATGATGGATTTTATTATATGATTTCAACTGCACCAGAATACGATCGTATTGAGATTATTAAATCGAAAACCATTAACGATCTTGGAAATACTGAACCCAACATTGTTTGGCGCAAACACGAAACGGGTATTATGGGAGGTTATATCTGGGCCCCTGAACTACACCGTATCGATGGTAAATGGTATATTTATTTTGCAGCCGGAAATGCAGAAAACATCTGGAATATCAGAATGTATGCCCTTTCAAACGAATCGGCCGATCCTACGCAGGGCGAGTGGAAAGAAGAAGGTAGAATCATGACTGAGAAAGATTCCTTCTCGTTAGATGCTACCACTTTTGAACACAATGGTAAAAGATATCTTATATGGGCACAAGCTAAAGGTTCTGAGAACTCGTCATTATATATGTCGGAAATGGAAACCCCTGTTAAGCTAAAAGGGCCCGAAATCGTAATTACCTCTCCCGAACTAGAATGGGAAACACGTAAATACAAAGTAAACGAAGGTCCGGCTGTTATAAAACGCAACGGTAAAATATTTGTGACTTATTCTGCTAGTGCCACTAACCACAATTACTGTATGGGGTTACTTTGGGCTGATGAAAATTCAGATTTAATGAAACCTGAATCGTGGAACAAATTACCGGATCCTGTTTTTGAAACCAACGAATCGGTTCGTCGCTTTGGCCCTGGACACAACTCTTTTACAGTTGCTGAAGATGGAAAAACAGATGTTTTGATTTATCATGCAAGAGTATATAAAGAAATTAGAGGCTTTGAATTAAATGACATCAACCGTCATACACGCGCCCGCACTTTTACATGGGACGAAAAAGGATTTCCCGATTTTGGTCAGGAATTAGCTGACTAG
- a CDS encoding cation:proton antiporter translates to MNIILSIGILIFTGFILGELAEKIKLPKISGYILAGILLNPDVTGVMNNSFVSDTDPLLTMALSFITFSIGGSLSASNLKATGKAVIWLTISESLFAFLSVFIFLLVWLYFFTNLYSSFYIIIAVSLLLASLAAPTDPSATLAVIHEYKAKGPVSSAMLQIAAFDDLAGIIIYTLVAAFAPYFLGNSDIQLGHKLAEMGIDIGFALLIGAIVGVLFIGIVKLVKKETEGSLIVLTFGLILLTYGISEYFGFESLLATMALGAVTINFNPMAGKIFKLIERYTDELIFVIFFSLSGLHLQLSSVAGSASIIVIYIIARAIGKFGGILFSSSFMQVEPKVKKYAAGGLIPQGGIVIGLSILLTKSPEYKDLASTIIGVVIGAALIHEISGPLISRISLKKAGEI, encoded by the coding sequence ATGAATATCATTCTAAGTATCGGCATTCTAATTTTCACCGGATTTATTTTGGGTGAATTAGCCGAAAAAATTAAACTCCCTAAAATTTCAGGCTACATTTTAGCCGGAATATTATTAAATCCAGATGTTACTGGAGTAATGAACAATAGCTTTGTAAGCGATACTGATCCATTATTAACCATGGCTCTTTCGTTTATCACCTTTTCAATAGGCGGAAGTCTTTCTGCCAGCAATTTAAAAGCAACTGGCAAAGCAGTAATATGGCTAACCATTAGCGAATCGCTTTTTGCATTTCTATCCGTATTTATATTTCTGCTGGTATGGTTGTACTTTTTCACGAATCTATACAGCTCGTTCTACATTATTATTGCTGTCAGTTTACTATTGGCATCATTGGCTGCTCCTACTGATCCATCGGCAACACTAGCCGTTATTCACGAATATAAAGCTAAAGGACCCGTTAGCAGTGCTATGTTACAAATTGCAGCTTTTGATGACTTGGCCGGAATTATTATATATACACTGGTTGCTGCTTTTGCTCCATACTTTTTAGGTAACTCAGATATACAGCTTGGTCATAAGTTGGCGGAGATGGGTATCGATATAGGTTTTGCCCTTCTGATAGGAGCCATTGTTGGTGTTTTATTCATAGGTATTGTTAAGCTCGTAAAAAAAGAAACCGAAGGATCGTTGATTGTGTTAACGTTTGGGTTGATACTTCTTACTTATGGTATCTCTGAATATTTCGGATTTGAATCGCTATTAGCCACTATGGCATTGGGCGCTGTTACTATTAACTTCAATCCAATGGCCGGTAAAATCTTTAAATTAATAGAGCGCTATACCGATGAATTGATTTTTGTGATTTTCTTTTCCCTTTCGGGATTACACTTACAACTTTCATCAGTTGCAGGAAGTGCGTCCATAATTGTTATTTATATAATTGCTCGAGCTATAGGTAAATTTGGAGGTATACTCTTCAGCTCATCATTTATGCAAGTAGAACCTAAAGTAAAAAAATATGCAGCTGGCGGTTTAATTCCTCAAGGAGGTATTGTAATTGGATTATCCATACTACTAACCAAATCGCCCGAATACAAAGATTTAGCATCGACAATTATTGGAGTTGTTATTGGAGCTGCTCTTATTCATGAAATATCAGGTCCATTAATTTCACGGATTTCATTGAAAAAAGCCGGCGAAATATAA
- a CDS encoding 2-hydroxyacid dehydrogenase, giving the protein MENNKAKKIKMAVFSSRKWVVDSFNELNIKYKYEITHFEARLYNKTIPLTKGFDVVCVFVNDTVDEEIIKGLKENGVKQVALRCAGFNNVDIEAAQQLDMNVVRVPAYSPYAIAEHTLGLILSLNRKFHKAYTRVRDGNFALDGLLGFDLHGKTVGIIGTGKIGEIFINLVKGFGCNILAYDKFPNERLQKEGLKYVELQDIYKQSDVISLHCPLTYETFHMINEYAIAAMKTGVMIINTSRGPLIDTEAVIAGLKKGKVGYLGLDVYEEEEELFFEDHSETVIQDDKFVRLQTFPNVLITAHQAFFTKEATMNIAETTFENVKLFFKEGKSPNIVLPKSSSK; this is encoded by the coding sequence ATGGAAAACAATAAAGCAAAGAAGATTAAAATGGCTGTCTTTAGCAGTCGTAAATGGGTAGTAGATTCTTTTAACGAACTAAACATTAAGTATAAATATGAAATAACCCATTTTGAAGCTCGTCTTTATAACAAAACCATTCCATTAACAAAGGGTTTTGATGTGGTATGTGTGTTTGTAAACGATACGGTTGATGAAGAAATTATCAAAGGACTAAAAGAAAATGGCGTAAAACAAGTCGCATTACGCTGTGCCGGTTTTAATAATGTGGATATTGAAGCGGCCCAGCAACTCGACATGAATGTAGTAAGAGTTCCTGCTTATTCACCATATGCCATTGCCGAACATACATTGGGATTGATACTAAGCTTAAATCGTAAATTCCATAAGGCATACACAAGAGTGCGCGATGGTAATTTTGCTTTGGATGGTTTATTAGGATTCGACTTACATGGTAAAACAGTTGGTATTATCGGTACCGGTAAAATTGGTGAAATATTTATCAATCTGGTTAAAGGATTTGGATGTAACATACTGGCTTACGATAAATTTCCAAATGAAAGATTGCAAAAAGAAGGACTTAAGTATGTTGAATTGCAAGATATTTATAAGCAGAGTGATGTAATTTCGTTGCACTGCCCATTAACCTACGAGACCTTCCATATGATTAACGAGTACGCCATTGCTGCCATGAAAACAGGTGTAATGATTATAAACACAAGCCGTGGACCATTAATTGATACCGAAGCAGTTATTGCAGGATTAAAAAAAGGCAAAGTGGGCTATTTAGGGCTGGATGTATACGAGGAAGAAGAGGAGCTGTTTTTCGAAGATCACTCAGAAACCGTTATTCAGGATGATAAATTTGTACGTCTTCAAACATTTCCAAATGTTTTAATTACGGCTCACCAAGCTTTTTTCACTAAGGAAGCTACCATGAACATTGCTGAAACGACTTTTGAAAATGTCAAATTGTTTTTTAAGGAAGGTAAAAGCCCGAATATAGTTTTGCCGAAATCAAGTTCGAAGTAA